In a single window of the Pontibacter russatus genome:
- a CDS encoding DUF72 domain-containing protein, protein MALHDKLYIGTSGWSYRWQGVFYPEDLKSAERLGYYATRFNTTELNSSFYHFTMAKTIEKWLAETPPSFKFAAKMHQEVTHKRRLVDAEEPVEKFMSRFLAMGERLGPVLVQLPGSLHFDFGVAADFFGMLRGKCPNAVFALEARHKSWFTEQAQELLQEHAITWVITSAGKRFPGLETTTTDTVYLRLHGDEKLYASAYTDEQLERYAYMVHDWLLDGKQVWVFFNNTILGNAVFNADKLRELVLHI, encoded by the coding sequence ATGGCACTACACGACAAGCTATATATAGGCACCTCGGGCTGGAGCTACCGCTGGCAGGGCGTTTTTTACCCGGAGGATTTGAAATCAGCGGAGCGGCTGGGCTACTACGCCACGCGCTTTAACACCACCGAACTCAACAGCAGCTTCTACCATTTCACGATGGCAAAGACCATTGAGAAGTGGCTGGCGGAGACACCACCCTCGTTTAAATTTGCGGCCAAAATGCACCAGGAAGTGACGCACAAGCGGCGCCTCGTGGACGCCGAGGAGCCGGTGGAGAAGTTTATGTCGCGCTTCCTGGCAATGGGGGAGCGGCTGGGGCCGGTGCTGGTGCAGTTGCCCGGCAGCCTGCACTTCGACTTTGGCGTGGCGGCGGATTTTTTCGGGATGCTCCGCGGGAAGTGCCCTAACGCCGTTTTTGCGCTGGAGGCGCGGCACAAGTCGTGGTTTACGGAGCAGGCGCAGGAACTGCTGCAGGAGCACGCCATCACGTGGGTGATCACGAGCGCTGGCAAGCGCTTCCCCGGCCTCGAAACAACCACCACCGATACCGTGTACCTGCGCCTCCACGGCGACGAAAAGCTATATGCCTCCGCCTACACCGACGAGCAACTGGAGCGCTACGCCTATATGGTACACGACTGGCTGCTGGACGGGAAGCAGGTATGGGTCTTCTTCAACAACACCATCCTCGGCAACGCCGTCTTCAATGCCGACAAGCTGCGGGAACTGGTGCTTCATATATAA